The following proteins are co-located in the Eleginops maclovinus isolate JMC-PN-2008 ecotype Puerto Natales chromosome 1, JC_Emac_rtc_rv5, whole genome shotgun sequence genome:
- the LOC134864186 gene encoding rap1 GTPase-activating protein 1-like isoform X2, translating into MPQRKRSFTFGAYGGVDKTFSKARSLWKQDGSDPRISATLEPQLFQPTLPYTSSPFHKTPDLFEMIEKMQGNRMDEQRCTFPPPLKTEEDYIPYPSVHEVLGRKSPFPLILLPQFGGYWIEGTNHEMSDPETEPPPPLSPNTRTKLECNTTAMIYRKHFLGKEHFNYYSVDSALGHLVFSVKYDVIGDQEHLRLMLRSKLKTYHDVIPISCLTEFPNVVQMAKLVCEDVNVDRFFPVLYPKASRLIVTFDEHVISNNFKFGVIYQKFGQTTEEDVFSNSEESPAFVEFLEFLGEKIELHNFKGFRGGLDVTHGQTGTESIYCNYRNKEVMFHVSTKLPYTDGDTQQLQRKRHIGNDIVAILFQDENTPFVPDMIASNFLHGYIVVQVVNPCSNNVLYKVSVTARDDVPFFGPALPNPAVFKKGPEFHEFLFTKLINAEYACYKAEKFAKLEERTRSALLETLYEEIHVNSQAMMGVGGDDDKLENGSAGGGGFFESFKRVIRSRSQSMDAMGLTFKKPHTFSTSFSSSFNHEPAESPKFPGISLLVPGKSPSKYGRRGSAIGIGTVEESLIIPGKSPTRKKSGPFSSRRSSAIGIENIQEAHEKKEISLNTQKTPDSGHVSQDPKSDNSSNQSSPEALTNPKNSSLLGGRAPSIPEGHDLSRSSSNASSFASVVEENETEATEDYDTGMESLSSAGTPHKRDSLNYSTWLEDSASSTSTTSRGNSPGPSKPDRGKGTDVRIKLERPHDHQSSSNC; encoded by the exons ACCCcagatttatttgaaatgattgaaaAGATGCAG GGCAACAGGATGGATGAGCAGAGATGCACCTTTCCTCCCCCGCTCAAG ACTGAGGAGGACTACATTCCATACCCCAGTGTCCATGAG GTGTTAGGCAGAAAAAGCCCCTTTCCTCTCATCCTGCTGCCTCAGTTTGGGGGTTACTGGATTGAAGGGACTAACCATGAGATGAGCGACCCAGAGACAGAACCGCCGCCGCCTCTGTCCCCGAACACCCGCACCAAGCTGGAGTGTAACACAACAGCTATGATCTACCGGAAACACTTCCTTGGCAAG GAGCACTTTAATTACTATTCAGTGGACAGTGCCCTCGGACATCTGGTGTTCTCTGTAAAGTACGATGTGATTGGTGACCAGGAACATCTCCGTCTAATGCTCAG GAGCAAGTTGAAAACCTACCATGATGTGATTCCCATTTCCTGTCTCACAGAGTTTCCCAATGTGGTGCAAATGGCCAAG CTTGTCTGTGAAGACGTCAATGTGGACCGCTTTTTCCCTGTCCTTTATCCAAAA gCTTCAAGACTTATTGTCACCTTTGACGAACATGTGATAAGCAACAATTTCAAATTTGGGGTCATTTATCAAAAGTTTGGACAG ACGACAGAGGAAGATGTGTTTAGCAACAGTGAAGAGAGTCCTGCCTTTGTAGAATTCCTGGAGTTTCTAGGAGAGAAAATTGAGCTGCACAACTTTAAAGG TTTCCGTGGGGGGTTAGACGTGACTCACGGGCAGACAGGCACCGAATCCATCTACTGCAACTACCGCAACAAAGAGGTCATGTTCCATGTGTCCACAAAGCTGCCCTACACAGATGGGGACACCCAGCAG TTGCAGAGAAAGCGGCACATAGGGAACGACATTGTGGCCATATTATTCCAAGACGAAAACACTCCGTTTGTTCCTGATATGATAGCCTCCAACTTTCTGCACGGCTACATTGTGGTCCAAGTGGTCAACCCCTGCTCCAACAATGTTCTCTACAAG GTGTCAGTGACAGCGCGGGATGATGTGCCTTTCTTCGGCCCGGCTCTACCGAACCCTGCTGTTTTTAAGAAA GGCCCTGAATTCCATGAATTCCTTTTTACTAAACTCATCAACGCAGAGTATGCCTGTTACAAAGCTGAGAAATTTGCCAAATTAGAG GAGCGAACGAGGTCGGCCTTGTTAGAGACTCTTTACGAGGAGATCCATGTGAACAGCCAGGCCATGATGGGTGTCGGAGGAGACGACGACAAACTGGAAAACGGGAGTGCAGGAGGAGGGGGCTTCTTTGAGTCCTTTAAG CGGGTGATCCGCAGCAGAAGCCAGTCTATGGATGCCATGGGTCTTACTTTCAAGAAGCCGCACACATTCTCCACTAGCTTCAGCAGCAGCTTTAACCACGAGCCCGCAGAGAGCCCCAAATTCCCAGGGATA TCATTGCTTGTCCCAGGTAAAAGTCCCAGTAAATATGGACGTCGAGGCAGTGCCATAGGGATAGGAACAGTAGAAGAG TCTTTGATAATACCGGGGAAAAGCCCGACCAGGAAAAAGTCCGGCCCCTTCAGCTCCAGGCGAAGTAGTGCCATCGGTATTGAAAACATTCAAGAGGCCcatgagaagaa AGAGATCTCCCTCAATACCCAGAAGACCCCTGATAGCGGTCACGTCTCTCAAGATCCCAAATCTGACAACTCGTCCAATCAGAGCTCCCCTGAGGCGCTCACAAACCCAAAGAACAG TTCTCTTCTCGGTGGCAGGGCCCCGTCCATCCCTGAGGGTCATGACCTCTCCCGCTCCTCCAGCAATGCTAGCAGCTTCGCCAGTGTGGTGGAGGAGAACGAGACAGAGGCCACAGAGGACTATGACACGGGCATG GAGAGTCTGTCGTCTGCCGGGACGCCACACAAGCGAGACTCCTTGAACTACAGCACCTGGCTGGAGGACAGCGccagcagcaccagcaccaccagCCGAGGCAACTccccag GTCCTAGTAAACCTGATCGAGGGAAGGGGACAGACGTCCGCATCAAACTGGAAAGACCACACGATCATCAATCCTCATCA AACTGTTAG
- the LOC134864186 gene encoding rap1 GTPase-activating protein 1-like isoform X12, translated as MIEKMQGNRMDEQRCTFPPPLKTEEDYIPYPSVHEVLGRKSPFPLILLPQFGGYWIEGTNHEMSDPETEPPPPLSPNTRTKLECNTTAMIYRKHFLGKEHFNYYSVDSALGHLVFSVKYDVIGDQEHLRLMLRSKLKTYHDVIPISCLTEFPNVVQMAKLVCEDVNVDRFFPVLYPKASRLIVTFDEHVISNNFKFGVIYQKFGQTTEEDVFSNSEESPAFVEFLEFLGEKIELHNFKGFRGGLDVTHGQTGTESIYCNYRNKEVMFHVSTKLPYTDGDTQQLQRKRHIGNDIVAILFQDENTPFVPDMIASNFLHGYIVVQVVNPCSNNVLYKVSVTARDDVPFFGPALPNPAVFKKGPEFHEFLFTKLINAEYACYKAEKFAKLEERTRSALLETLYEEIHVNSQAMMGVGGDDDKLENGSAGGGGFFESFKRVIRSRSQSMDAMGLTFKKPHTFSTSFSSSFNHEPAESPKFPGISLLVPGKSPSKYGRRGSAIGIGTVEESLIIPGKSPTRKKSGPFSSRRSSAIGIENIQEAHEKKEISLNTQKTPDSGHVSQDPKSDNSSNQSSPEALTNPKNSSLLGGRAPSIPEGHDLSRSSSNASSFASVVEENETEATEDYDTGMESLSSAGTPHKRDSLNYSTWLEDSASSTSTTSRGNSPGETGPSKPDRGKGTDVRIKLERPHDHQSSSNC; from the exons atgattgaaaAGATGCAG GGCAACAGGATGGATGAGCAGAGATGCACCTTTCCTCCCCCGCTCAAG ACTGAGGAGGACTACATTCCATACCCCAGTGTCCATGAG GTGTTAGGCAGAAAAAGCCCCTTTCCTCTCATCCTGCTGCCTCAGTTTGGGGGTTACTGGATTGAAGGGACTAACCATGAGATGAGCGACCCAGAGACAGAACCGCCGCCGCCTCTGTCCCCGAACACCCGCACCAAGCTGGAGTGTAACACAACAGCTATGATCTACCGGAAACACTTCCTTGGCAAG GAGCACTTTAATTACTATTCAGTGGACAGTGCCCTCGGACATCTGGTGTTCTCTGTAAAGTACGATGTGATTGGTGACCAGGAACATCTCCGTCTAATGCTCAG GAGCAAGTTGAAAACCTACCATGATGTGATTCCCATTTCCTGTCTCACAGAGTTTCCCAATGTGGTGCAAATGGCCAAG CTTGTCTGTGAAGACGTCAATGTGGACCGCTTTTTCCCTGTCCTTTATCCAAAA gCTTCAAGACTTATTGTCACCTTTGACGAACATGTGATAAGCAACAATTTCAAATTTGGGGTCATTTATCAAAAGTTTGGACAG ACGACAGAGGAAGATGTGTTTAGCAACAGTGAAGAGAGTCCTGCCTTTGTAGAATTCCTGGAGTTTCTAGGAGAGAAAATTGAGCTGCACAACTTTAAAGG TTTCCGTGGGGGGTTAGACGTGACTCACGGGCAGACAGGCACCGAATCCATCTACTGCAACTACCGCAACAAAGAGGTCATGTTCCATGTGTCCACAAAGCTGCCCTACACAGATGGGGACACCCAGCAG TTGCAGAGAAAGCGGCACATAGGGAACGACATTGTGGCCATATTATTCCAAGACGAAAACACTCCGTTTGTTCCTGATATGATAGCCTCCAACTTTCTGCACGGCTACATTGTGGTCCAAGTGGTCAACCCCTGCTCCAACAATGTTCTCTACAAG GTGTCAGTGACAGCGCGGGATGATGTGCCTTTCTTCGGCCCGGCTCTACCGAACCCTGCTGTTTTTAAGAAA GGCCCTGAATTCCATGAATTCCTTTTTACTAAACTCATCAACGCAGAGTATGCCTGTTACAAAGCTGAGAAATTTGCCAAATTAGAG GAGCGAACGAGGTCGGCCTTGTTAGAGACTCTTTACGAGGAGATCCATGTGAACAGCCAGGCCATGATGGGTGTCGGAGGAGACGACGACAAACTGGAAAACGGGAGTGCAGGAGGAGGGGGCTTCTTTGAGTCCTTTAAG CGGGTGATCCGCAGCAGAAGCCAGTCTATGGATGCCATGGGTCTTACTTTCAAGAAGCCGCACACATTCTCCACTAGCTTCAGCAGCAGCTTTAACCACGAGCCCGCAGAGAGCCCCAAATTCCCAGGGATA TCATTGCTTGTCCCAGGTAAAAGTCCCAGTAAATATGGACGTCGAGGCAGTGCCATAGGGATAGGAACAGTAGAAGAG TCTTTGATAATACCGGGGAAAAGCCCGACCAGGAAAAAGTCCGGCCCCTTCAGCTCCAGGCGAAGTAGTGCCATCGGTATTGAAAACATTCAAGAGGCCcatgagaagaa AGAGATCTCCCTCAATACCCAGAAGACCCCTGATAGCGGTCACGTCTCTCAAGATCCCAAATCTGACAACTCGTCCAATCAGAGCTCCCCTGAGGCGCTCACAAACCCAAAGAACAG TTCTCTTCTCGGTGGCAGGGCCCCGTCCATCCCTGAGGGTCATGACCTCTCCCGCTCCTCCAGCAATGCTAGCAGCTTCGCCAGTGTGGTGGAGGAGAACGAGACAGAGGCCACAGAGGACTATGACACGGGCATG GAGAGTCTGTCGTCTGCCGGGACGCCACACAAGCGAGACTCCTTGAACTACAGCACCTGGCTGGAGGACAGCGccagcagcaccagcaccaccagCCGAGGCAACTccccaggtgagacag GTCCTAGTAAACCTGATCGAGGGAAGGGGACAGACGTCCGCATCAAACTGGAAAGACCACACGATCATCAATCCTCATCA AACTGTTAG
- the LOC134864186 gene encoding rap1 GTPase-activating protein 1-like isoform X13: protein MADSAGNRMDEQRCTFPPPLKTEEDYIPYPSVHEVLGRKSPFPLILLPQFGGYWIEGTNHEMSDPETEPPPPLSPNTRTKLECNTTAMIYRKHFLGKEHFNYYSVDSALGHLVFSVKYDVIGDQEHLRLMLRSKLKTYHDVIPISCLTEFPNVVQMAKLVCEDVNVDRFFPVLYPKASRLIVTFDEHVISNNFKFGVIYQKFGQTTEEDVFSNSEESPAFVEFLEFLGEKIELHNFKGFRGGLDVTHGQTGTESIYCNYRNKEVMFHVSTKLPYTDGDTQQLQRKRHIGNDIVAILFQDENTPFVPDMIASNFLHGYIVVQVVNPCSNNVLYKVSVTARDDVPFFGPALPNPAVFKKGPEFHEFLFTKLINAEYACYKAEKFAKLEERTRSALLETLYEEIHVNSQAMMGVGGDDDKLENGSAGGGGFFESFKRVIRSRSQSMDAMGLTFKKPHTFSTSFSSSFNHEPAESPKFPGISLLVPGKSPSKYGRRGSAIGIGTVEESLIIPGKSPTRKKSGPFSSRRSSAIGIENIQEAHEKKEISLNTQKTPDSGHVSQDPKSDNSSNQSSPEALTNPKNSSLLGGRAPSIPEGHDLSRSSSNASSFASVVEENETEATEDYDTGMESLSSAGTPHKRDSLNYSTWLEDSASSTSTTSRGNSPGETGPSKPDRGKGTDVRIKLERPHDHQSSSNC, encoded by the exons ATGGCTGACAGCGCT GGCAACAGGATGGATGAGCAGAGATGCACCTTTCCTCCCCCGCTCAAG ACTGAGGAGGACTACATTCCATACCCCAGTGTCCATGAG GTGTTAGGCAGAAAAAGCCCCTTTCCTCTCATCCTGCTGCCTCAGTTTGGGGGTTACTGGATTGAAGGGACTAACCATGAGATGAGCGACCCAGAGACAGAACCGCCGCCGCCTCTGTCCCCGAACACCCGCACCAAGCTGGAGTGTAACACAACAGCTATGATCTACCGGAAACACTTCCTTGGCAAG GAGCACTTTAATTACTATTCAGTGGACAGTGCCCTCGGACATCTGGTGTTCTCTGTAAAGTACGATGTGATTGGTGACCAGGAACATCTCCGTCTAATGCTCAG GAGCAAGTTGAAAACCTACCATGATGTGATTCCCATTTCCTGTCTCACAGAGTTTCCCAATGTGGTGCAAATGGCCAAG CTTGTCTGTGAAGACGTCAATGTGGACCGCTTTTTCCCTGTCCTTTATCCAAAA gCTTCAAGACTTATTGTCACCTTTGACGAACATGTGATAAGCAACAATTTCAAATTTGGGGTCATTTATCAAAAGTTTGGACAG ACGACAGAGGAAGATGTGTTTAGCAACAGTGAAGAGAGTCCTGCCTTTGTAGAATTCCTGGAGTTTCTAGGAGAGAAAATTGAGCTGCACAACTTTAAAGG TTTCCGTGGGGGGTTAGACGTGACTCACGGGCAGACAGGCACCGAATCCATCTACTGCAACTACCGCAACAAAGAGGTCATGTTCCATGTGTCCACAAAGCTGCCCTACACAGATGGGGACACCCAGCAG TTGCAGAGAAAGCGGCACATAGGGAACGACATTGTGGCCATATTATTCCAAGACGAAAACACTCCGTTTGTTCCTGATATGATAGCCTCCAACTTTCTGCACGGCTACATTGTGGTCCAAGTGGTCAACCCCTGCTCCAACAATGTTCTCTACAAG GTGTCAGTGACAGCGCGGGATGATGTGCCTTTCTTCGGCCCGGCTCTACCGAACCCTGCTGTTTTTAAGAAA GGCCCTGAATTCCATGAATTCCTTTTTACTAAACTCATCAACGCAGAGTATGCCTGTTACAAAGCTGAGAAATTTGCCAAATTAGAG GAGCGAACGAGGTCGGCCTTGTTAGAGACTCTTTACGAGGAGATCCATGTGAACAGCCAGGCCATGATGGGTGTCGGAGGAGACGACGACAAACTGGAAAACGGGAGTGCAGGAGGAGGGGGCTTCTTTGAGTCCTTTAAG CGGGTGATCCGCAGCAGAAGCCAGTCTATGGATGCCATGGGTCTTACTTTCAAGAAGCCGCACACATTCTCCACTAGCTTCAGCAGCAGCTTTAACCACGAGCCCGCAGAGAGCCCCAAATTCCCAGGGATA TCATTGCTTGTCCCAGGTAAAAGTCCCAGTAAATATGGACGTCGAGGCAGTGCCATAGGGATAGGAACAGTAGAAGAG TCTTTGATAATACCGGGGAAAAGCCCGACCAGGAAAAAGTCCGGCCCCTTCAGCTCCAGGCGAAGTAGTGCCATCGGTATTGAAAACATTCAAGAGGCCcatgagaagaa AGAGATCTCCCTCAATACCCAGAAGACCCCTGATAGCGGTCACGTCTCTCAAGATCCCAAATCTGACAACTCGTCCAATCAGAGCTCCCCTGAGGCGCTCACAAACCCAAAGAACAG TTCTCTTCTCGGTGGCAGGGCCCCGTCCATCCCTGAGGGTCATGACCTCTCCCGCTCCTCCAGCAATGCTAGCAGCTTCGCCAGTGTGGTGGAGGAGAACGAGACAGAGGCCACAGAGGACTATGACACGGGCATG GAGAGTCTGTCGTCTGCCGGGACGCCACACAAGCGAGACTCCTTGAACTACAGCACCTGGCTGGAGGACAGCGccagcagcaccagcaccaccagCCGAGGCAACTccccaggtgagacag GTCCTAGTAAACCTGATCGAGGGAAGGGGACAGACGTCCGCATCAAACTGGAAAGACCACACGATCATCAATCCTCATCA AACTGTTAG
- the LOC134864186 gene encoding rap1 GTPase-activating protein 1-like isoform X15 has product MDEQRCTFPPPLKTEEDYIPYPSVHEVLGRKSPFPLILLPQFGGYWIEGTNHEMSDPETEPPPPLSPNTRTKLECNTTAMIYRKHFLGKEHFNYYSVDSALGHLVFSVKYDVIGDQEHLRLMLRSKLKTYHDVIPISCLTEFPNVVQMAKLVCEDVNVDRFFPVLYPKASRLIVTFDEHVISNNFKFGVIYQKFGQTTEEDVFSNSEESPAFVEFLEFLGEKIELHNFKGFRGGLDVTHGQTGTESIYCNYRNKEVMFHVSTKLPYTDGDTQQLQRKRHIGNDIVAILFQDENTPFVPDMIASNFLHGYIVVQVVNPCSNNVLYKVSVTARDDVPFFGPALPNPAVFKKGPEFHEFLFTKLINAEYACYKAEKFAKLEERTRSALLETLYEEIHVNSQAMMGVGGDDDKLENGSAGGGGFFESFKRVIRSRSQSMDAMGLTFKKPHTFSTSFSSSFNHEPAESPKFPGISLLVPGKSPSKYGRRGSAIGIGTVEESLIIPGKSPTRKKSGPFSSRRSSAIGIENIQEAHEKKEISLNTQKTPDSGHVSQDPKSDNSSNQSSPEALTNPKNSSLLGGRAPSIPEGHDLSRSSSNASSFASVVEENETEATEDYDTGMESLSSAGTPHKRDSLNYSTWLEDSASSTSTTSRGNSPGETGPSKPDRGKGTDVRIKLERPHDHQSSSNC; this is encoded by the exons ATGGATGAGCAGAGATGCACCTTTCCTCCCCCGCTCAAG ACTGAGGAGGACTACATTCCATACCCCAGTGTCCATGAG GTGTTAGGCAGAAAAAGCCCCTTTCCTCTCATCCTGCTGCCTCAGTTTGGGGGTTACTGGATTGAAGGGACTAACCATGAGATGAGCGACCCAGAGACAGAACCGCCGCCGCCTCTGTCCCCGAACACCCGCACCAAGCTGGAGTGTAACACAACAGCTATGATCTACCGGAAACACTTCCTTGGCAAG GAGCACTTTAATTACTATTCAGTGGACAGTGCCCTCGGACATCTGGTGTTCTCTGTAAAGTACGATGTGATTGGTGACCAGGAACATCTCCGTCTAATGCTCAG GAGCAAGTTGAAAACCTACCATGATGTGATTCCCATTTCCTGTCTCACAGAGTTTCCCAATGTGGTGCAAATGGCCAAG CTTGTCTGTGAAGACGTCAATGTGGACCGCTTTTTCCCTGTCCTTTATCCAAAA gCTTCAAGACTTATTGTCACCTTTGACGAACATGTGATAAGCAACAATTTCAAATTTGGGGTCATTTATCAAAAGTTTGGACAG ACGACAGAGGAAGATGTGTTTAGCAACAGTGAAGAGAGTCCTGCCTTTGTAGAATTCCTGGAGTTTCTAGGAGAGAAAATTGAGCTGCACAACTTTAAAGG TTTCCGTGGGGGGTTAGACGTGACTCACGGGCAGACAGGCACCGAATCCATCTACTGCAACTACCGCAACAAAGAGGTCATGTTCCATGTGTCCACAAAGCTGCCCTACACAGATGGGGACACCCAGCAG TTGCAGAGAAAGCGGCACATAGGGAACGACATTGTGGCCATATTATTCCAAGACGAAAACACTCCGTTTGTTCCTGATATGATAGCCTCCAACTTTCTGCACGGCTACATTGTGGTCCAAGTGGTCAACCCCTGCTCCAACAATGTTCTCTACAAG GTGTCAGTGACAGCGCGGGATGATGTGCCTTTCTTCGGCCCGGCTCTACCGAACCCTGCTGTTTTTAAGAAA GGCCCTGAATTCCATGAATTCCTTTTTACTAAACTCATCAACGCAGAGTATGCCTGTTACAAAGCTGAGAAATTTGCCAAATTAGAG GAGCGAACGAGGTCGGCCTTGTTAGAGACTCTTTACGAGGAGATCCATGTGAACAGCCAGGCCATGATGGGTGTCGGAGGAGACGACGACAAACTGGAAAACGGGAGTGCAGGAGGAGGGGGCTTCTTTGAGTCCTTTAAG CGGGTGATCCGCAGCAGAAGCCAGTCTATGGATGCCATGGGTCTTACTTTCAAGAAGCCGCACACATTCTCCACTAGCTTCAGCAGCAGCTTTAACCACGAGCCCGCAGAGAGCCCCAAATTCCCAGGGATA TCATTGCTTGTCCCAGGTAAAAGTCCCAGTAAATATGGACGTCGAGGCAGTGCCATAGGGATAGGAACAGTAGAAGAG TCTTTGATAATACCGGGGAAAAGCCCGACCAGGAAAAAGTCCGGCCCCTTCAGCTCCAGGCGAAGTAGTGCCATCGGTATTGAAAACATTCAAGAGGCCcatgagaagaa AGAGATCTCCCTCAATACCCAGAAGACCCCTGATAGCGGTCACGTCTCTCAAGATCCCAAATCTGACAACTCGTCCAATCAGAGCTCCCCTGAGGCGCTCACAAACCCAAAGAACAG TTCTCTTCTCGGTGGCAGGGCCCCGTCCATCCCTGAGGGTCATGACCTCTCCCGCTCCTCCAGCAATGCTAGCAGCTTCGCCAGTGTGGTGGAGGAGAACGAGACAGAGGCCACAGAGGACTATGACACGGGCATG GAGAGTCTGTCGTCTGCCGGGACGCCACACAAGCGAGACTCCTTGAACTACAGCACCTGGCTGGAGGACAGCGccagcagcaccagcaccaccagCCGAGGCAACTccccaggtgagacag GTCCTAGTAAACCTGATCGAGGGAAGGGGACAGACGTCCGCATCAAACTGGAAAGACCACACGATCATCAATCCTCATCA AACTGTTAG
- the LOC134864186 gene encoding rap1 GTPase-activating protein 1-like isoform X9: MANSHETQFNALLVTKTHWKKPGNTPDLFEMIEKMQGNRMDEQRCTFPPPLKTEEDYIPYPSVHEVLGRKSPFPLILLPQFGGYWIEGTNHEMSDPETEPPPPLSPNTRTKLECNTTAMIYRKHFLGKEHFNYYSVDSALGHLVFSVKYDVIGDQEHLRLMLRSKLKTYHDVIPISCLTEFPNVVQMAKLVCEDVNVDRFFPVLYPKASRLIVTFDEHVISNNFKFGVIYQKFGQTTEEDVFSNSEESPAFVEFLEFLGEKIELHNFKGFRGGLDVTHGQTGTESIYCNYRNKEVMFHVSTKLPYTDGDTQQLQRKRHIGNDIVAILFQDENTPFVPDMIASNFLHGYIVVQVVNPCSNNVLYKVSVTARDDVPFFGPALPNPAVFKKGPEFHEFLFTKLINAEYACYKAEKFAKLEERTRSALLETLYEEIHVNSQAMMGVGGDDDKLENGSAGGGGFFESFKRVIRSRSQSMDAMGLTFKKPHTFSTSFSSSFNHEPAESPKFPGISLLVPGKSPSKYGRRGSAIGIGTVEESLIIPGKSPTRKKSGPFSSRRSSAIGIENIQEAHEKKEISLNTQKTPDSGHVSQDPKSDNSSNQSSPEALTNPKNSSLLGGRAPSIPEGHDLSRSSSNASSFASVVEENETEATEDYDTGMESLSSAGTPHKRDSLNYSTWLEDSASSTSTTSRGNSPGETGPSKPDRGKGTDVRIKLERPHDHQSSSNC, from the exons ATGGCTAATAGTCATGAAACCCAATTCAATGCTCTATTGGTGACAAAGACACACTGGAAAAAACCCGGAAAT ACCCcagatttatttgaaatgattgaaaAGATGCAG GGCAACAGGATGGATGAGCAGAGATGCACCTTTCCTCCCCCGCTCAAG ACTGAGGAGGACTACATTCCATACCCCAGTGTCCATGAG GTGTTAGGCAGAAAAAGCCCCTTTCCTCTCATCCTGCTGCCTCAGTTTGGGGGTTACTGGATTGAAGGGACTAACCATGAGATGAGCGACCCAGAGACAGAACCGCCGCCGCCTCTGTCCCCGAACACCCGCACCAAGCTGGAGTGTAACACAACAGCTATGATCTACCGGAAACACTTCCTTGGCAAG GAGCACTTTAATTACTATTCAGTGGACAGTGCCCTCGGACATCTGGTGTTCTCTGTAAAGTACGATGTGATTGGTGACCAGGAACATCTCCGTCTAATGCTCAG GAGCAAGTTGAAAACCTACCATGATGTGATTCCCATTTCCTGTCTCACAGAGTTTCCCAATGTGGTGCAAATGGCCAAG CTTGTCTGTGAAGACGTCAATGTGGACCGCTTTTTCCCTGTCCTTTATCCAAAA gCTTCAAGACTTATTGTCACCTTTGACGAACATGTGATAAGCAACAATTTCAAATTTGGGGTCATTTATCAAAAGTTTGGACAG ACGACAGAGGAAGATGTGTTTAGCAACAGTGAAGAGAGTCCTGCCTTTGTAGAATTCCTGGAGTTTCTAGGAGAGAAAATTGAGCTGCACAACTTTAAAGG TTTCCGTGGGGGGTTAGACGTGACTCACGGGCAGACAGGCACCGAATCCATCTACTGCAACTACCGCAACAAAGAGGTCATGTTCCATGTGTCCACAAAGCTGCCCTACACAGATGGGGACACCCAGCAG TTGCAGAGAAAGCGGCACATAGGGAACGACATTGTGGCCATATTATTCCAAGACGAAAACACTCCGTTTGTTCCTGATATGATAGCCTCCAACTTTCTGCACGGCTACATTGTGGTCCAAGTGGTCAACCCCTGCTCCAACAATGTTCTCTACAAG GTGTCAGTGACAGCGCGGGATGATGTGCCTTTCTTCGGCCCGGCTCTACCGAACCCTGCTGTTTTTAAGAAA GGCCCTGAATTCCATGAATTCCTTTTTACTAAACTCATCAACGCAGAGTATGCCTGTTACAAAGCTGAGAAATTTGCCAAATTAGAG GAGCGAACGAGGTCGGCCTTGTTAGAGACTCTTTACGAGGAGATCCATGTGAACAGCCAGGCCATGATGGGTGTCGGAGGAGACGACGACAAACTGGAAAACGGGAGTGCAGGAGGAGGGGGCTTCTTTGAGTCCTTTAAG CGGGTGATCCGCAGCAGAAGCCAGTCTATGGATGCCATGGGTCTTACTTTCAAGAAGCCGCACACATTCTCCACTAGCTTCAGCAGCAGCTTTAACCACGAGCCCGCAGAGAGCCCCAAATTCCCAGGGATA TCATTGCTTGTCCCAGGTAAAAGTCCCAGTAAATATGGACGTCGAGGCAGTGCCATAGGGATAGGAACAGTAGAAGAG TCTTTGATAATACCGGGGAAAAGCCCGACCAGGAAAAAGTCCGGCCCCTTCAGCTCCAGGCGAAGTAGTGCCATCGGTATTGAAAACATTCAAGAGGCCcatgagaagaa AGAGATCTCCCTCAATACCCAGAAGACCCCTGATAGCGGTCACGTCTCTCAAGATCCCAAATCTGACAACTCGTCCAATCAGAGCTCCCCTGAGGCGCTCACAAACCCAAAGAACAG TTCTCTTCTCGGTGGCAGGGCCCCGTCCATCCCTGAGGGTCATGACCTCTCCCGCTCCTCCAGCAATGCTAGCAGCTTCGCCAGTGTGGTGGAGGAGAACGAGACAGAGGCCACAGAGGACTATGACACGGGCATG GAGAGTCTGTCGTCTGCCGGGACGCCACACAAGCGAGACTCCTTGAACTACAGCACCTGGCTGGAGGACAGCGccagcagcaccagcaccaccagCCGAGGCAACTccccaggtgagacag GTCCTAGTAAACCTGATCGAGGGAAGGGGACAGACGTCCGCATCAAACTGGAAAGACCACACGATCATCAATCCTCATCA AACTGTTAG